In Allomuricauda ruestringensis DSM 13258, the following proteins share a genomic window:
- a CDS encoding MOSC domain-containing protein, whose translation MKVISTNLGKPTKIVWNGKETTTGIYKFPVKEPLFLDSEDVHGDTVVDRKYHGGIYKACYLFSARNYPHWKAKYPHLEWDWGMFGENLTLDSLNESQIRIGSIYKLGSALVQITQPREPCYKLGIRFEDQNILKQFINHGFPGTYVRVLQPGTVRVGDSMQLAEESKNLLTVQEFYMLIFSKEKDQDVLELALKNEALPPNKREKLKKWA comes from the coding sequence ATGAAAGTTATCTCTACAAACCTCGGAAAACCCACAAAAATTGTTTGGAACGGCAAGGAAACCACAACCGGAATTTACAAATTCCCTGTTAAAGAACCGCTCTTTTTAGATTCTGAAGATGTGCATGGCGACACCGTTGTTGACCGAAAATACCATGGTGGTATTTACAAGGCCTGTTATTTGTTTTCTGCCCGCAACTATCCACATTGGAAAGCAAAATACCCCCATTTGGAATGGGATTGGGGCATGTTCGGTGAAAATTTGACTCTTGACAGCTTGAATGAATCCCAAATACGGATAGGTAGTATTTATAAACTAGGTTCTGCACTAGTCCAGATAACACAACCCAGGGAGCCTTGCTATAAACTGGGCATTCGATTTGAAGACCAAAATATACTGAAACAATTTATAAACCATGGTTTTCCTGGAACCTATGTTCGTGTTTTGCAACCGGGTACAGTACGTGTTGGTGATTCCATGCAACTGGCAGAGGAGTCTAAAAACCTTTTGACCGTTCAGGAATTCTATATGTTGATTTTTTCTAAAGAAAAAGACCAAGACGTTTTGGAGTTGGCCTTAAAAAATGAAGCACTCCCACCCAACAAAAGAGAAAAACTTAAAAAATGGGCATAA
- a CDS encoding DUF6249 domain-containing protein has product MGSEVIILPIIFGVIFAIAYLYFSTRNKERLALIEKGADASIFVRGKREGAAPFWKIIILNLSLLLIGIGAAIFVASILVYSLGVDDEVAYPGTIFLLAGVGLMVGFNMTKKLEKED; this is encoded by the coding sequence ATGGGATCAGAAGTAATCATTTTACCAATCATTTTTGGAGTCATCTTTGCGATTGCCTACCTCTATTTTTCAACAAGAAACAAAGAACGATTGGCTTTAATAGAAAAAGGAGCGGATGCCAGTATTTTTGTCCGGGGAAAACGAGAAGGTGCAGCACCTTTCTGGAAAATCATCATCCTTAACCTTTCTCTACTACTTATCGGTATTGGAGCAGCCATTTTTGTAGCCTCCATTTTGGTATATAGTTTAGGGGTCGATGATGAAGTAGCTTACCCAGGCACTATCTTCTTATTGGCCGGTGTTGGACTCATGGTAGGGTTTAACATGACCAAGAAATTGGAAAAAGAGGATTAA
- a CDS encoding RNA polymerase sigma factor — protein sequence MLTNKEKELISEICKGNTRAFSDFVDNYKDLVFTLSVRMLGNREEAEEVSQDVFIKVYKSLPSFKGDSKLSTWMYRIAYNTCLDRIRKIKKKRTHTDLEHIEQLAHSEMDTALDKMVREERSEIIGQCLSQLSAEDAGILTLFYFEEKNLQEIGVTTNLSVNTLKVRLFRARKKLAGIMEKNMNKEILESNG from the coding sequence ATGCTGACCAACAAGGAAAAGGAACTGATTTCGGAAATATGCAAGGGGAATACCCGGGCGTTCTCCGATTTTGTGGATAATTATAAGGATTTGGTCTTTACTTTGTCCGTAAGAATGTTGGGCAATAGGGAGGAAGCGGAAGAGGTCTCCCAAGATGTATTTATTAAGGTATATAAATCCCTGCCCAGCTTTAAAGGCGATTCCAAGCTATCGACTTGGATGTATAGAATTGCCTATAATACCTGTTTGGACAGGATTAGAAAAATAAAAAAGAAAAGAACCCATACCGATTTGGAACATATTGAGCAACTTGCCCATTCGGAAATGGATACTGCTCTGGACAAAATGGTCAGGGAGGAAAGAAGCGAAATAATTGGTCAATGTCTATCACAATTATCGGCGGAAGATGCAGGAATCCTTACATTGTTTTATTTTGAGGAAAAGAATTTGCAGGAAATAGGGGTAACAACCAATCTTTCCGTAAATACGTTGAAGGTTAGGTTGTTCAGGGCCAGAAAAAAATTGGCCGGGATTATGGAAAAAAATATGAACAAAGAAATATTGGAGAGCAATGGATAA